One genomic region from Pseudoduganella dura encodes:
- a CDS encoding NAD(P)/FAD-dependent oxidoreductase produces MKRRELLQAAGAAVVLSGCAAVAPRAKPHVVVIGGGYGGATAARYVRMWSGGEVDVTLVEPNAAFVSCPLSNLVLGGSRRIGDLTYGYDALAARHGVRIVRDSVTSIDIDKRTVALASGGRLAYDRLIVSPGIEFLFAELPGMAADGPILHAWKAGAQTVALRAQLEAMPDGGVYALTVPPAPYRCPPGPYERACQVAHYFSRHKPRSKVLLLDANEDVVSKGPLFKKIWKERYGGIVEYRPGFRAVEIDAAGRTAVSELGEKVKADVLNAIPPHRAGAIASGAGLANVNGRWCEVDFLTFASARVPNVHVIGDAIQTAPLMPKSAHMANQHAKICAAAVVDLLAGRAPNPAPVLTNTCYSFVSDQDVIHVASVHAWDAARKTLLVVAGSGGVSKEANSLEGAYAMNWAANIRADTLG; encoded by the coding sequence ATGAAGCGCCGCGAACTGCTGCAGGCCGCCGGCGCGGCGGTGGTGCTGTCCGGTTGCGCCGCCGTGGCGCCCCGCGCGAAGCCGCACGTGGTCGTCATCGGCGGCGGCTACGGCGGCGCGACGGCCGCGCGCTACGTGCGCATGTGGAGTGGTGGCGAAGTCGACGTCACGCTGGTGGAACCGAATGCGGCATTCGTTTCGTGCCCGTTGTCGAACCTGGTGCTGGGCGGTTCGCGCCGGATCGGCGACCTGACATACGGCTACGACGCGCTCGCGGCCCGTCATGGGGTGCGCATCGTGCGGGACAGCGTCACGAGTATCGATATCGACAAGCGCACGGTGGCGCTGGCGAGCGGCGGCCGGCTGGCCTACGACCGCCTGATCGTCTCGCCAGGCATCGAATTCCTGTTCGCTGAACTGCCGGGCATGGCAGCCGATGGCCCGATCCTCCATGCATGGAAAGCCGGCGCGCAGACGGTCGCGCTGCGCGCGCAGCTCGAAGCCATGCCCGATGGCGGCGTGTATGCGCTGACGGTGCCGCCGGCGCCGTACCGCTGCCCGCCCGGTCCGTACGAGCGAGCTTGCCAGGTGGCGCATTACTTCAGCCGCCACAAGCCGCGCTCGAAGGTGCTGCTGCTCGATGCGAACGAGGATGTGGTTTCGAAAGGGCCGCTGTTCAAGAAGATCTGGAAAGAACGCTATGGCGGCATCGTCGAATATCGGCCGGGCTTTCGTGCGGTGGAGATCGATGCGGCCGGCCGCACCGCCGTTTCCGAGCTGGGCGAAAAGGTGAAGGCGGACGTACTCAATGCGATACCGCCGCACCGCGCCGGCGCGATCGCTTCCGGTGCCGGGCTCGCGAACGTGAACGGGCGCTGGTGCGAAGTCGATTTCCTCACGTTCGCATCGGCGCGGGTACCGAACGTGCACGTGATCGGCGACGCGATCCAGACTGCGCCGCTGATGCCCAAGTCCGCCCACATGGCGAACCAGCATGCCAAGATATGCGCCGCGGCGGTCGTCGACCTGCTCGCCGGCCGTGCGCCGAACCCCGCGCCGGTGCTGACCAACACCTGCTACAGCTTCGTGTCCGACCAGGATGTGATCCACGTCGCTTCCGTGCACGCCTGGGATGCGGCCAGGAAAACGCTGCTCGTGGTGGCGGGGTCCGGCGGCGTGTCGAAGGAGGCGAACTCGCTGGAAGGGGCGTATGCGATGAACTGGGCCGCCAATATCCGGGCCGATACGCTGGGGTGA
- a CDS encoding YgjV family protein, whose translation MPIDWFSPAQCVGYVAFVLGVGSFLQTDDRRFKLFMAGECLAYVVHFALLGNPTAVASSTMSLLRSLLALRTRSVWVALAVVAINIALGLYLARQPSDWLPLTASCLGTLALFLLQGIPMRLVMLVGTFCWIANNVIAGSVGGTALEVVVALVNIVTIGRMARQRAALVA comes from the coding sequence ATGCCCATCGACTGGTTCTCGCCGGCGCAATGCGTCGGCTACGTTGCGTTCGTGCTCGGCGTCGGCTCCTTCCTGCAGACCGACGACCGCCGCTTCAAATTGTTCATGGCCGGCGAATGCCTGGCGTACGTCGTGCACTTCGCGCTGCTCGGCAACCCGACGGCCGTGGCAAGTTCCACGATGTCGCTGCTGCGTTCGCTGCTGGCGCTGCGCACCCGCTCGGTCTGGGTGGCGCTGGCGGTCGTGGCGATCAACATCGCCCTCGGACTTTACCTGGCAAGGCAGCCCAGCGACTGGCTGCCGCTGACCGCATCGTGCCTGGGCACGCTGGCGCTGTTCCTGTTGCAGGGTATTCCGATGCGGCTGGTGATGCTGGTGGGGACGTTCTGCTGGATCGCCAACAACGTGATCGCCGGTTCGGTCGGCGGCACGGCGCTGGAAGTGGTGGTTGCCTTGGTCAATATCGTGACTATTGGGCGGATGGCGCGGCAACGGGCGGCGCTGGTCGCCTGA